In the Ostrinia nubilalis chromosome 7, ilOstNubi1.1, whole genome shotgun sequence genome, one interval contains:
- the LOC135073248 gene encoding uncharacterized protein DDB_G0271670-like — translation MNKFTILLFATVLIAMACAGPCSPRKSSCCNNISSDECNSSSSSSSSSSSSSSEEDDCGRCGHGKSNDSSSSSSSSSSSSSSSSEENDCGYKKSRHGRRCN, via the exons ATGAATAAGTTTACCATTTTGCTGTTCGCCACGGTGTTGATTGCGATGGCTTGCGCCGGACCTTGCTCGCCAAG gaaATCCAGTTGCTGCAACAATATTAGCAGCGATGAG TGTAATTCATCGTCgtcctcatcatcatcttcgTCTTCGTCATCGTCAGAGGAAGATGATTGTGGCAGATGTGGTCAC ggAAAGAGCAATGATTCGTcctcatcttcatcatcatcatcgtcctCATCATCTTCGTCGTCTGAAGAAAATGATTGCGGC TACAAGAAGTCTCGACACGGCAGACGATGCAATTAG
- the LOC135073247 gene encoding growth-blocking peptide, long form-like, protein MKLVPVVLLCVFLISEYNTADGKIVNNIFEKVHNTAEKVKEDVHNLFQPLRNRLHHNKNDDAGKITFEEETSAEKEKEKHTVETTSLKPTTTTEGKAVSTSSESTVSRMVFPTEEPLATTTKSSNGTDKDGKENFSGGCLAGYQRTSDGRCMPTF, encoded by the coding sequence ATGAAGCTCGTCCCAGTAGTTTTATTATGTGTATTTTTAATAAGTGAATACAACACAGCTGATGGAAAAAtcgtaaataatatatttgaaaagGTACACAATACTGCTGAAAAGGTGAAGGAAGATGTTCATAACTTATTTCAGCCATTAAGGAATCGTTTACACCACAACAAAAATGATGATGCAGGAAAAATTACGTTTGAAGAAGAAACGAGTGCTGAAAAGGAAAAGGAAAAACACACAGTTGAAACTACAAGTTTGAAACCAACGACAACTACTGAAGGCAAAGCAGTTAGTACTTCTTCAGAGTCGACTGTAAGTAGGATGGTGTTTCCAACAGAAGAACCGCTGGCTACTACCACTAAGAGTAGTAACGGCACCGACAAAGATGGAAAGGAAAATTTCAGTGGAGGTTGTCTAGCTGGGTACCAACGCACCTCTGATGGGAGATGTATGCCTACATTTTGa
- the LOC135073245 gene encoding basic proline-rich protein-like, with product MAYKYKGILHLFLWTLSVCVTSSQAYKGIRVQRQAQYSHYTSNRGYQTYDEDTEQYRRARPGAQLYYYDDTNAQSRVPRNREPPDYQRSPQNLDNQPYNDASSYYTNPSENWRPPSNEGYPPPPPPPPPLDGRPPPYGHPPPPPPDRRPPPYGHPPPPPDGRPPPYGHPPPPPPDRRSSSYGHPPPPPPDGRPPPYGHPPPPPPDRRSSSYGHPPPPPLDGRPPPYVHSPPPPPDGRPPPYGHPPPPPPPPDGRSSSYGHPPPPPPDGRPPPYGHPPPPSPDGRPPPYGHPPPPPPDGRPPPYGHPPPPPPDGRPPPYGHPPPPQPDGRPPPYRHPPTPPPDGRPPPYGHPPPPPPDGRPPPYGHPPPPPPDSRPSPYGYTPPPPPPDGRSPQYGHPPPPPPDGRPPPYGHPPPPPDGRPPPYGHPPPSPSPDGRAPPYGHPPPPPPDGRPPPYGHPPPLTPDGRPPPYGHPPPPPPPDGRPPLNGAPPPYGVSNEPKQYEPPLYSDPTQSNEKSVEFRKPPSFQDLSNDSNRPPRQREGSSQYKESLGKSGPPTKGGNPPEDPDSESILFRNLEDFSDNKSPTGIITKGIEVAKRIRENSSKSERLIMSQDYQNMEQPTQTYENEENYENADQNNHRIIGIYHYYGMPLFQARPVTPEI from the exons ATGGCATATAAATATAAAGGAATCCTTCACCTTTTTTTGTGGACTTTAAGTGTTTGTGTTACCAGTTCGCAAGCATATAAAGGAATCAGAG TGCAACGGCAAGCTCAGTATTCTCATTATACGAGTAACAGAGGGTATCAAACATACGATGAAGATACGGAACAGTATCGTCGTGCGAGACCTGGGgcacaattatattattatgatgacaCAAATGCACAATCAAGAGTACCAAGAAATAGAGAACCACCGGACTACCAAAGATCTCCTCAAAACTTAGACAATCAGCCTTATAATGATGCTTCATCGTATTATACTAATCCGTCAGAAAACTGGAGACCTCCATCAAATGAAGGCTATCCACCTCCACCTCCACCTCCACCACCACTAGATGGAAGACCACCACCATATGGGCATCCTCCTCCACCACCACCAGATAGGAGACCTCCTCCATATGGGCATCCTCCACCACCACCGGATGGAAGACCTCCACCATATGGACATCCTCCTCCACCACCACCAGATAGAAGATCTTCATCATACGGTCATCCTCCTCCACCACCACCAGACGGAAGACCTCCACCATATGGACATCCTCCTCCACCACCACCAGATAGAAGATCTTCATCATACGGTCATCCTCCTCCACCACCACTAGACGGAAGACCTCCTCCATACGTTCATTCTCCTCCACCACCTCCAGATGGGAGACCTCCTCCATACGGGCATCCTCCTCCTCCTCCACCACCACCAGATGGAAGATCTTCATCATACGGTCATCCTCCTCCACCACCACCAGACGGAAGACCTCCTCCATACGGACATCCCCCTCCGCCATCACCAGACGGGAGGCCTCCACCATATGGCCATCCTCCTCCACCACCACCAGATGGAAGACCTCCTCCATACGGACATCCTCCTCCGCCACCACCAGACGGGAGACCTCCACCATATGGCCATCCTCCTCCGCCACAGCCAGACGGAAGACCTCCTCCATATCGACATCCTCCTACACCACCACCAGACGGAAGACCTCCTCCATATGGACATCCTCCTCCACCACCACCAGACGGAAGACCTCCTCCATACGGACATCCTCCTCCGCCACCACCTGATAGTAGACCTTCACCATATGGCTATACTcctccaccaccaccaccagaTGGAAGATCTCCACAATATGGACATCCTCCTCCGCCGCCACCAGATGGGAGACCTCCACCATATGGGCATCCTCCACCACCACCAGATGGAAGACCACCACCATACGGGCATCCTCCTCCATCACCCTCACCGGATGGAAGAGCTCCACCGTATGGCCATCCTCCTCCACCGCCACCAGATGGAAGACCTCCACCATATGGTCATCCTCCTCCGCTAACACCAGATGGAAGACCTCCACCGTATGGGCATCCTCCCCCTCCACCACCACCTGATGGAAGACCTCCACTAAATGGAGCGCCTCCACCTTACGGAGTATCAAATGAGCCTAAACAATATGAACCTCCATTATATAGTGATCCAACTCAATCAAATGAAAAATCCGTAGAATTTAGAAAACCGCCATCGTTTCAGGATTTATCAAATGACTCCAATAGACCACCAAGACAAAGAGAAGGATCTTCACAATATAAAGAGTCCCTAGGTAAGTCTGGACCTCCAACAAAAGGAGGTAATCCACCAGAAGACCCAGACTCGGAATCTATCTTATTCCGCAACTTAGAAGATTTCTCTGATAACAAAAGCCCCACTGGAATTATAACGAAAGGCATAGAAGTTGCGAAAAGAATAAGAGAAAATTCTTCAAAAAGCGAACGATTAATCATGAGCCAAGATTATCAAAACATGGAACAACCAACTCAAACGTATGAAAAcgaagaaaattatgaaaatgcCGATCAAAATAATCATCGTATAATTGGAATATATCACTATTACGGCATGCCATTGTTTCAGGCGCGTCCTGTTACTCCGGAAATTTAA